From Syntrophobacterales bacterium, one genomic window encodes:
- a CDS encoding DEAD/DEAH box helicase: MTSQFIDLNLRPELTQAVSALGYTEPTPIQEGIIPLMLAGIDAIGQAQTGTGKTAAFAIPILNNLQMGSRLPQALVVAPTRELALQVAEAMIGLGQFCKVRVVAIYGGASYEKQLSQLKRGVDVVVGTPGRLLDLLNRGALNLSEVGTVVLDEADEMLSMGFIEDIEALLSAIPTEHQTSLFSATLPAPIRKLAKKYMHDPQSVTIGREQMTVAAIEQRYYLVNHSDKTAALTRLFEVEEITSALIFARTKLGTRDLAAELTNRGFASEALNGDLSQESRESTLNRFRAGQIKVLVATDVAARGLDIEGISHVFNYDLSEDPEIYIHRVGRTGRAGHTGIAITLVTPSEKRRLHNVEAFIHQTLTKSTLPGVEEIMARRQGELVEKLLFWLKRGRCKQERVIVEKLVAEGADPLDLAAVAIKIARADEKMRPVAPVADVIEISRERSGAERPGRRTPLRRERPAERADSRSGSRTTLSREDKKASREAGMVSLSMNIGKTHGIRPADVVGALSYQADIPGSQLGKIYIQYDHTLVDVPEQFVGKVLANAGRYSIRKQPFTMARA; this comes from the coding sequence ATGACTTCACAATTTATTGATCTAAACCTGCGCCCCGAACTTACGCAGGCGGTTTCCGCGCTTGGCTATACCGAGCCCACCCCCATTCAGGAGGGAATTATTCCCCTCATGCTGGCCGGCATTGATGCTATCGGCCAGGCGCAGACCGGCACCGGCAAAACCGCCGCCTTTGCCATTCCCATCCTTAACAATTTGCAAATGGGCAGTCGCCTCCCGCAGGCCCTTGTTGTGGCCCCGACCCGCGAACTGGCTCTGCAGGTGGCGGAGGCGATGATCGGTCTCGGACAATTCTGCAAGGTACGGGTTGTCGCGATTTATGGGGGCGCCTCTTATGAAAAACAGCTAAGCCAATTAAAACGGGGTGTTGACGTTGTTGTCGGGACGCCCGGACGGCTTTTGGATCTGCTCAATCGCGGCGCCCTTAACCTGAGCGAGGTCGGTACCGTCGTTCTCGATGAAGCCGATGAAATGCTTTCGATGGGATTTATTGAAGATATCGAGGCCCTGCTTTCCGCCATTCCGACTGAGCACCAGACTTCTTTATTCTCGGCTACCCTGCCAGCCCCTATCCGCAAGCTTGCCAAAAAGTACATGCACGACCCGCAATCAGTCACGATCGGGCGCGAACAGATGACGGTTGCCGCCATCGAGCAGCGCTATTATCTCGTGAATCACTCCGACAAGACAGCCGCGCTCACCCGCCTCTTTGAGGTGGAAGAGATAACCTCCGCCCTGATTTTTGCCCGTACGAAACTGGGAACTCGGGATCTGGCGGCGGAACTGACCAATCGCGGGTTTGCCTCCGAGGCCCTGAACGGCGACTTGAGTCAGGAATCCCGCGAGAGTACGCTGAACCGCTTCCGCGCCGGCCAGATCAAGGTGCTGGTAGCGACTGACGTTGCCGCGCGCGGCCTCGATATTGAAGGCATTTCCCACGTTTTTAACTACGATTTGTCTGAAGATCCCGAGATTTATATCCATCGAGTCGGTCGCACGGGGCGCGCCGGCCACACGGGCATAGCCATTACGCTGGTAACACCCTCGGAGAAGCGCCGCCTGCACAATGTGGAAGCCTTTATCCACCAGACGCTGACAAAATCAACATTGCCCGGCGTCGAAGAAATTATGGCCCGCCGCCAGGGTGAGCTTGTGGAAAAATTGTTGTTCTGGCTGAAGCGCGGCCGCTGCAAGCAGGAGCGCGTGATTGTCGAAAAGCTCGTGGCGGAAGGTGCCGACCCGCTTGATCTGGCCGCCGTTGCCATCAAGATTGCCCGGGCCGATGAAAAGATGCGCCCGGTTGCCCCGGTTGCGGACGTTATTGAGATTTCCCGGGAGCGCTCCGGCGCCGAACGGCCTGGCCGGAGAACTCCGTTGCGGCGAGAGCGCCCGGCCGAGCGCGCTGATTCCCGGAGCGGGTCGCGGACAACGCTGTCGCGGGAAGACAAAAAGGCTTCCCGGGAAGCGGGGATGGTAAGCCTTTCGATGAACATCGGCAAAACGCACGGCATTCGCCCGGCGGATGTGGTGGGCGCGCTTTCCTATCAGGCCGATATCCCCGGCTCGCAGCTCGGCAAGATTTACATCCAGTACGATCATACGCTGGTGGATGTGCCCGAGCAGTTTGTCGGCAAGGTACTGGCAAACGCGGGCCGCTACTCGATTCGCAAACAGCCGTTTACGATGGCCAGGGCTTAG
- a CDS encoding DEAD/DEAH box helicase, whose protein sequence is MIRAVKPQRKMVFSSAFPRVLAYETFRSDCTSNSQSPPRRRVWDVVILDEAQKIKNRDVEISRKRKLLQRARAWALTGTPLENREDDLASILEFVTSLKDGEKSPRFNPGRELRAGGQGLNLQDASYVFHFDRWWNPAVELQAEGRAHRLGQAFPVHIYKYTIEDTIEERIEKILAEKQLLFDELVNNVSLDLKSKLSSKELFGLFGLVPPANLKASKGAQGALAASKEREVSD, encoded by the coding sequence TTGATCAGAGCGGTGAAACCGCAACGAAAAATGGTCTTTTCGTCAGCTTTCCCGCGAGTACTGGCATATGAAACCTTTCGCTCTGATTGTACGAGCAATTCTCAATCCCCACCCCGTCGCCGCGTGTGGGACGTTGTCATCCTCGATGAAGCTCAAAAAATAAAAAATCGGGATGTAGAAATAAGCCGTAAACGTAAACTATTGCAGCGAGCGAGGGCCTGGGCGCTTACAGGCACGCCCCTCGAAAATCGGGAAGATGATCTTGCCTCAATTCTGGAATTTGTAACATCCTTGAAAGATGGTGAAAAATCGCCAAGGTTCAACCCGGGCCGGGAGCTCCGGGCCGGGGGACAAGGGCTTAACCTCCAGGATGCTTCGTATGTTTTTCATTTTGATCGCTGGTGGAATCCTGCCGTCGAGCTTCAGGCCGAGGGCAGAGCGCACCGTCTGGGCCAAGCCTTTCCCGTTCACATTTACAAATACACGATAGAAGATACAATCGAGGAAAGAATCGAAAAAATATTGGCGGAAAAACAGTTGCTCTTCGACGAGTTGGTAAACAATGTTTCGCTGGACCTGAAATCAAAACTTTCCAGCAAGGAACTTTTCGGTTTGTTTGGGTTGGTCCCTCCGGCAAATCTAAAAGCTTCAAAGGGGGCGCAGGGCGCCTTGGCGGCGAGCAAGGAAAGGGAAGTTTCCGATTGA
- a CDS encoding DUF1016 domain-containing protein — translation MNIKLRFPAQNRCGNDKNGEFCNCLIDLVFYHTVLKCFVLIDLKVGKLTHQDIGQIQLYVNYFDRERRVADDNPSPGLILCTDKNDTDGFVKEPAVVTRKVLRCYQRDIARFIHSQMQAHSWEDAAGYESVVSKGYTELKESAYTYNVAEPPLDYRASPSDKSNMAEYLFNGFTRCLYPVQKFDSEAERKLAVLLDRDADKWIKPAKGQFHILYRIGADHLEYQPAFVAETAAAIFMLEPKARNQMEYPIVLAKKEAAVQWCGGRKYRCHLRHIKFPHVLPDALTEQGRPCAVFNGDEKRWA, via the coding sequence ATGAACATTAAACTTCGTTTTCCCGCTCAGAATCGTTGCGGGAATGACAAGAATGGGGAGTTTTGCAATTGCCTCATCGATCTGGTTTTTTACCATACGGTTCTCAAATGCTTCGTTTTGATCGATCTCAAAGTCGGCAAGCTCACGCATCAGGATATCGGTCAAATTCAGCTCTACGTGAATTATTTCGATCGGGAACGGCGGGTAGCCGATGATAATCCGTCCCCGGGTCTGATCCTTTGCACAGATAAAAACGATACCGACGGCTTCGTCAAGGAACCGGCCGTGGTCACCCGCAAGGTGCTGCGCTGCTATCAGCGGGACATTGCCCGGTTCATCCACTCGCAGATGCAGGCCCATTCCTGGGAGGATGCTGCCGGATATGAGTCGGTCGTCAGCAAGGGTTATACGGAGCTCAAGGAAAGCGCCTATACCTATAACGTCGCGGAGCCGCCGCTCGATTATCGGGCGTCGCCCTCAGACAAAAGCAACATGGCCGAATACCTCTTCAACGGGTTCACTCGCTGCCTTTATCCAGTGCAAAAATTCGATTCGGAAGCGGAACGCAAGCTGGCCGTGCTCCTCGATCGCGATGCCGATAAATGGATCAAGCCCGCCAAAGGCCAGTTCCATATCCTTTACCGGATCGGCGCCGACCATCTCGAATATCAGCCGGCCTTTGTGGCCGAAACGGCAGCGGCAATCTTCATGCTTGAGCCGAAGGCCCGCAACCAGATGGAATATCCCATCGTCCTGGCCAAGAAAGAGGCCGCCGTCCAATGGTGCGGCGGTCGCAAATATCGCTGCCACCTGAGGCACATCAAATTTCCTCATGTCTTGCCGGATGCCCTTACAGAGCAGGGCCGCCCTTGCGCCGTGTTCAATGGTGACGAAAAGAGGTGGGCATGA
- a CDS encoding DUF1016 family protein: MLTADFGSGYSGTNLRWFRQFYVEYPALLPVEIHHALRGKSLQGLSQGTSRIHHAVRDESPDVFKDPVVIEFLGLPASPKLVESELEQALINNLQAFLLELGRGFAFIARQQRITLDGDHFYIGANCKTICHSRKRSLMYTMSLSGIWFFQAVRTRL; the protein is encoded by the coding sequence TTGCTGACTGCGGATTTCGGATCCGGTTATTCGGGGACAAACCTGCGCTGGTTTCGGCAGTTTTATGTCGAATATCCTGCTCTCCTGCCAGTGGAGATTCATCACGCACTGCGTGGCAAATCTTTGCAGGGTTTGTCGCAGGGCACCTCCCGAATTCATCACGCAGTGCGTGATGAATCTCCCGATGTGTTCAAAGATCCGGTGGTCATAGAGTTTCTAGGTCTTCCCGCGTCGCCGAAACTGGTCGAGTCAGAGCTTGAGCAGGCGCTGATCAACAACTTGCAGGCCTTCCTGCTGGAGCTGGGAAGGGGCTTCGCCTTTATAGCCCGACAGCAACGGATCACATTGGACGGAGATCATTTTTACATCGGAGCCAATTGCAAAACCATTTGTCATTCCCGAAAGCGGAGCTTAATGTACACAATGTCTCTATCGGGAATATGGTTTTTTCAAGCAGTTAGAACCAGATTATGA
- a CDS encoding iron-sulfur cluster assembly scaffold protein: protein MKSTQYSEKTLDHFRNPRNVGTLEGPDVAVGKVGNPVCGDLMYMYIQVKDDRIADIKFQTFGCGSAVATSSMTTELVRGMTLDEAMQVSRGNVADALDGLPPIKMHCSNLAADALHEAIKSWREGRRGETPEAPAPGTVRQSCELPPTIVEGFDALVGKGVYRQEPNPDELKDRRVLILDRGERSVKLALALTEHTGRVVFMSPYKQPEAKDDFRAPLKRSDVKVLYESQLLAVLGEFEVEKVRVHDLNENEEYELTVDAVVALE, encoded by the coding sequence ATGAAATCAACTCAATATTCGGAAAAAACTCTCGATCATTTCCGCAACCCCCGGAACGTCGGCACTTTGGAGGGGCCCGACGTCGCGGTGGGAAAGGTAGGCAATCCCGTCTGCGGCGATCTCATGTACATGTACATTCAAGTTAAGGATGACCGCATTGCGGACATCAAATTCCAGACGTTTGGTTGCGGTTCGGCCGTTGCCACATCCAGCATGACCACGGAGCTCGTCCGGGGAATGACCCTCGATGAGGCGATGCAGGTTTCGCGCGGCAACGTGGCGGACGCGCTCGACGGACTCCCCCCCATCAAAATGCACTGCTCCAACCTGGCTGCCGATGCGCTTCACGAGGCCATCAAGTCCTGGCGAGAGGGCCGGCGCGGCGAGACGCCGGAGGCGCCCGCGCCCGGCACGGTCAGGCAGTCGTGCGAGCTGCCGCCGACAATCGTGGAAGGGTTCGACGCCCTTGTGGGCAAGGGCGTCTATCGGCAGGAACCCAACCCTGACGAGCTCAAAGACCGCCGCGTGCTCATCCTCGACCGCGGCGAGCGGTCAGTCAAGCTCGCGCTCGCGCTAACGGAGCACACGGGGCGCGTAGTATTCATGAGTCCCTACAAGCAGCCTGAGGCCAAAGACGACTTCCGGGCGCCGCTCAAGCGATCGGATGTCAAGGTTCTCTACGAGTCCCAGTTGCTTGCCGTCCTCGGCGAGTTTGAGGTCGAGAAGGTTCGGGTGCACGACCTCAACGAGAACGAGGAGTACGAGCTGACGGTGGACGCAGTCGTGGCGCTCGAGTGA
- a CDS encoding cysteine desulfurase has protein sequence MVLSRAVSNRPHGGLFGCKPLRSDREKSLMPANVYLDYQSSKPVDPRVVQAMLPWFTERFGNPNSLHEDGDEATEALERSRERVARFIGAEKDEIIFTGGATESNNLALLGYAARNRRKGDHVVIAEVEHISVHNLAKALEKQGFKVTRVPVDQFGRVNPAKLRARLKDETLLVSVGWASSEIGTVQPIGEIAALLKGSGIALHVDAVAAEGLVPIDMREVGVDLLTLSSNDIYGPKGLGALYVRKGVNVAPVIIGGGQERGLRSGGENMPAIVGMAEAADIMAREMADDVARMLPLRDRLIREVLAAIPDSHLNGHPTERLPNNAHFRFEAVEGESLLLSLKDRGVSVSTGSACSSKTLEPSHTLLSCGLLHEEAHGSLEFTFGRWSKSEDVERVLETLPGIVARLRSLSPLYDMDKKLKGES, from the coding sequence GTGGTTCTAAGCAGGGCGGTCTCGAACCGCCCCCACGGGGGTCTTTTTGGTTGTAAGCCGCTTCGGAGTGATAGGGAGAAAAGTTTAATGCCGGCAAACGTTTATCTGGACTACCAGTCCTCGAAGCCTGTTGACCCCCGGGTCGTCCAGGCCATGCTGCCGTGGTTCACCGAGCGGTTCGGGAATCCGAATTCGCTGCACGAGGATGGAGACGAGGCGACGGAGGCGCTCGAGCGCTCGCGCGAGCGCGTTGCCCGGTTCATTGGCGCCGAGAAGGACGAGATTATCTTCACGGGGGGCGCGACCGAATCAAATAACCTCGCGCTCTTGGGCTATGCCGCCCGCAACCGCCGCAAGGGCGACCACGTAGTTATCGCCGAGGTAGAGCACATCTCCGTGCACAACCTCGCCAAGGCGCTTGAGAAACAGGGTTTCAAGGTTACCCGGGTTCCCGTTGACCAGTTCGGACGGGTGAACCCCGCGAAGCTCCGGGCGCGCCTCAAGGATGAGACGCTGCTCGTTTCCGTGGGGTGGGCCAGCAGCGAGATCGGCACCGTTCAACCCATCGGGGAAATCGCCGCCCTGCTCAAGGGCTCCGGCATCGCGCTGCATGTAGATGCTGTCGCGGCCGAGGGCCTTGTCCCCATCGATATGCGCGAAGTCGGCGTAGATCTGCTGACGCTTTCCTCCAACGACATCTACGGCCCCAAGGGTCTGGGCGCTCTTTACGTCCGCAAAGGCGTGAATGTTGCCCCCGTCATCATCGGCGGCGGACAGGAGCGCGGTCTCCGTTCCGGCGGCGAGAACATGCCCGCCATCGTGGGCATGGCCGAGGCCGCGGATATCATGGCGCGTGAGATGGCCGACGACGTGGCGCGGATGCTGCCGCTGCGCGACCGGCTGATCAGGGAGGTGCTTGCGGCCATTCCGGACTCGCACTTAAACGGGCATCCGACAGAGAGGCTGCCCAATAACGCCCACTTTCGGTTCGAGGCCGTCGAGGGCGAGTCGTTGCTTTTGTCCCTCAAGGACAGGGGCGTGTCCGTCTCGACCGGGTCGGCCTGTTCGTCCAAGACGCTTGAACCATCGCATACGCTGCTCTCCTGCGGGCTGCTGCACGAGGAGGCGCACGGATCGCTCGAGTTCACCTTCGGGCGCTGGAGCAAGTCCGAGGATGTCGAGCGTGTGCTGGAGACGCTGCCGGGCATTGTTGCGAGGCTGCGCTCGCTTTCGCCGCTCTACGATATGGACAAGAAACTCAAGGGAGAAAGCTAA
- a CDS encoding DsrE family protein: MADEKFILYVQTTDAPERQYSPLVLAQTAVAMGLKAKVYYLGMGIKIMRPGAAEAIKMGSFPTVKVMLDKTMQMGVEVLVCEASKQMLGWDKVELIPGAKVVGAGTLNDLALDADAAMWF, translated from the coding sequence ATGGCTGACGAAAAATTTATTCTGTATGTGCAGACGACGGATGCGCCCGAGCGGCAGTACTCGCCCCTGGTGCTGGCCCAGACCGCCGTGGCGATGGGATTGAAGGCCAAGGTTTACTATCTTGGCATGGGGATAAAGATAATGAGGCCGGGCGCTGCCGAGGCCATCAAGATGGGATCGTTTCCCACAGTGAAGGTGATGCTCGACAAGACGATGCAGATGGGCGTCGAAGTCCTTGTATGCGAGGCCTCCAAGCAAATGCTCGGCTGGGACAAGGTTGAACTCATCCCGGGCGCGAAGGTTGTGGGAGCGGGGACGCTGAACGATCTGGCGCTGGATGCCGATGCCGCCATGTGGTTCTAA
- a CDS encoding sulfurtransferase TusA family protein yields MANDIKPDQTLDCIGLYCPEPLLQTRTNIDQIDVGQVLEVVTDDPAAEEDLKRFAKRTGHEVVSFEKYDDHMRFLIKRLK; encoded by the coding sequence GTGGCTAACGATATCAAACCCGATCAGACATTGGATTGCATAGGGCTCTATTGTCCGGAGCCGCTCCTGCAGACACGGACCAACATCGACCAGATCGATGTGGGACAGGTGCTGGAGGTCGTCACCGACGATCCTGCGGCCGAAGAGGATCTCAAGCGGTTTGCCAAGCGCACGGGCCACGAGGTCGTAAGTTTCGAAAAGTATGACGACCATATGCGCTTTCTCATAAAACGCTTGAAGTGA
- a CDS encoding lipid A deacylase LpxR family protein, whose translation MKDFCEIKQSLILAAVLFLICFPPKPALAGEGAAGRSDTLTLYLENDLFSFDNNDRYYTHGTKLSWISRDLANYREVAGLPLWMRRFIEGVPFVNDEGEQRSVSVSLGQNIYTPADKEQSELLPDDRPYAGITYLGLGLHSKNSRQMDTIEFALGIVGRHSYAEDCQKEIHHWIDSVDPQGWSHQLRDEPILNIYFERKWKVFSTGSSTRLGFDCIPHMGVTIGNAYTGINLGGQLRFGWNLPNDFGTYLIRTGADGNAPVDDANPRFFSPFQRFGIHLFFAVDGSAVARNILLDGNTFQDSHSVARQPFVADLVGGIGMIIHRFKITYSLVQRTKEFKTQKKVQNFGAISASFTF comes from the coding sequence ATGAAAGATTTTTGTGAAATAAAACAAAGTCTTATTCTGGCGGCTGTCCTTTTCCTCATCTGTTTTCCGCCAAAGCCGGCGCTTGCAGGAGAAGGAGCGGCCGGGCGGTCGGACACCCTGACTCTCTATCTGGAAAACGACCTTTTTAGTTTCGACAACAACGACCGCTATTACACGCATGGGACGAAGCTCTCCTGGATTTCCCGGGACCTTGCTAATTACCGGGAGGTGGCCGGTCTGCCCTTGTGGATGCGCCGCTTCATTGAAGGCGTGCCTTTCGTGAACGATGAGGGGGAGCAGCGCTCGGTTTCCGTCTCCCTGGGACAGAACATCTACACGCCGGCGGACAAGGAGCAAAGCGAACTGCTCCCGGACGACCGGCCCTATGCCGGGATCACCTACCTGGGGCTGGGACTGCACAGCAAGAACTCGCGGCAGATGGACACGATAGAATTCGCTCTGGGGATTGTCGGACGCCATTCCTACGCAGAAGACTGCCAGAAGGAAATCCACCACTGGATAGATTCTGTAGATCCCCAGGGTTGGTCTCATCAGCTTCGCGACGAACCCATCTTGAACATTTATTTCGAACGCAAATGGAAAGTATTCAGCACCGGAAGCTCCACAAGACTCGGGTTCGACTGCATTCCCCACATGGGGGTTACCATCGGAAACGCCTACACAGGAATCAATCTGGGCGGCCAGTTGCGTTTCGGCTGGAACCTTCCGAACGATTTCGGGACGTATCTGATCCGGACGGGAGCCGACGGCAATGCCCCGGTCGATGATGCAAACCCCCGGTTTTTCAGCCCTTTCCAGCGTTTCGGCATCCACCTTTTCTTCGCGGTCGATGGGAGCGCCGTTGCCCGGAACATCCTGCTCGACGGGAATACTTTTCAAGACAGTCACAGCGTCGCCAGACAGCCGTTTGTTGCCGATCTGGTCGGCGGTATAGGCATGATCATCCACCGCTTCAAAATCACCTATTCGCTGGTTCAGCGCACGAAAGAATTTAAAACCCAGAAGAAAGTGCAGAATTTCGGAGCGATCTCCGCATCTTTCACGTTTTAA
- the dinB gene encoding DNA polymerase IV: MNAFFISCEMTRNPSLIGNPAAVAGDPEKRRGIILAANYEARAYGVKTAMVLHEALKLCPKIMLTPPDHHFYEEKSNEVMSLLLNYTPVMEQNSIDEGWLDMTGCEGLFGEPLAAARRIMAEIKDRLGLWCSIGIAENKFLAKMAAEMKKPLGITEIWENDIPTKLWPLPVKEMYGVGSKTAEKLNRLGMRTIGAVAGADMNLLVKALGKAGKDIYLHARGIDNSPVLPRQADEMKSIGRSTTLPEDISDIEQAKIVLMNLADAVGRDARRHGKKGRTIQITLKYSDFNVVSRQTAVSATYATREIYQAGRLLLEQNWSSRRPVRLIGISLSGFDEECPAVQLSLFDQVEEKPKSYKNDLIDRAMDKIRSRHGSTMITFASLVKKEEDRSGGKNNALAILALPRKNTEDSSDLP; the protein is encoded by the coding sequence ATGAATGCATTTTTCATAAGTTGCGAAATGACGAGGAATCCTTCGCTCATCGGCAACCCCGCGGCTGTGGCCGGTGATCCGGAAAAACGCAGGGGGATCATTCTGGCGGCAAACTATGAAGCAAGGGCATATGGCGTCAAGACGGCCATGGTGCTGCACGAGGCCCTGAAGCTTTGTCCGAAAATCATGCTGACGCCTCCCGATCACCATTTCTATGAGGAAAAATCAAACGAGGTCATGAGCCTGCTGTTGAATTATACGCCGGTTATGGAGCAGAACAGCATCGATGAGGGATGGCTCGATATGACCGGGTGCGAGGGACTTTTTGGCGAACCGTTGGCGGCGGCTCGCCGGATAATGGCGGAAATCAAGGACCGACTCGGCCTGTGGTGCTCAATCGGCATCGCTGAAAACAAGTTTCTTGCAAAAATGGCGGCCGAAATGAAAAAGCCCCTGGGAATAACGGAAATATGGGAGAACGATATCCCCACAAAGCTCTGGCCGCTTCCGGTAAAAGAGATGTACGGCGTGGGCAGTAAAACCGCCGAGAAGTTGAACAGGTTGGGAATGCGAACGATCGGCGCGGTTGCGGGAGCTGATATGAACCTCCTCGTCAAGGCTTTGGGAAAAGCTGGCAAGGATATATATCTGCACGCCCGGGGGATTGACAATTCGCCGGTTCTCCCTCGTCAGGCCGATGAGATGAAGTCAATCGGCCGCTCAACAACCTTGCCGGAGGATATTTCGGACATTGAACAGGCAAAAATCGTTCTGATGAACCTTGCTGACGCTGTGGGCCGGGATGCACGGAGGCATGGCAAAAAGGGTCGGACCATCCAGATTACGTTGAAGTATTCCGATTTTAATGTCGTGAGCAGGCAGACAGCCGTTTCTGCAACTTACGCCACCAGGGAAATATACCAGGCAGGGCGCCTCCTGCTTGAGCAAAACTGGAGCAGTCGCCGCCCGGTAAGGTTAATCGGAATCAGTCTTTCGGGATTTGATGAAGAATGCCCTGCGGTGCAGTTGTCGCTTTTTGATCAAGTTGAAGAAAAGCCCAAGAGCTATAAAAACGATCTGATAGACAGGGCCATGGATAAGATACGAAGCAGGCATGGTTCTACAATGATAACCTTTGCCTCGCTGGTTAAAAAGGAAGAAGACCGCTCGGGGGGGAAAAATAACGCTCTTGCCATTCTTGCTTTACCCCGAAAAAACACCGAGGATTCATCTGATTTGCCATGA
- a CDS encoding cysteine synthase family protein, whose translation MHKNILETIGKTPLVAINRLNPNPKSVNIYAKIEGVNPGGSVKDRIALRMIEQAGKSGELTKEKIIIEPTSGNTGIAIAMIGAIKGYQVEIVMSDAVSVERRKMIAAFGAKITLTPGKKGTDGAILKARELVKQYPEKYFMPDQFSNEYNKAAHYETTAQEIHDQLGGQVDYFVASIGTSGTLMGVGAGLRKFCSPDVKIVSAEPTLGHYIQGLKNMEEAIVPAIYDKAKLDQIIQVETEAAFAMAREIIKQEGIFVGMSSGAAMVATLEVAKKVKRTPGKKINIVTLFPDRGEKYLSTKLFE comes from the coding sequence ATGCATAAAAATATTCTGGAAACCATTGGCAAAACGCCGCTTGTTGCCATCAACAGATTAAATCCCAATCCCAAAAGTGTAAATATTTATGCCAAGATAGAGGGAGTAAACCCCGGCGGCAGCGTTAAAGACCGGATCGCCTTGCGGATGATTGAACAGGCGGGAAAAAGCGGCGAGCTGACAAAGGAGAAAATCATTATTGAGCCAACCAGCGGCAACACGGGAATTGCCATTGCCATGATCGGCGCCATCAAGGGCTACCAGGTGGAAATTGTGATGAGCGATGCGGTTTCGGTGGAGCGGCGCAAGATGATTGCGGCCTTCGGGGCAAAAATAACATTGACGCCGGGGAAGAAGGGCACCGACGGTGCCATTTTAAAAGCACGGGAATTGGTTAAACAATATCCCGAAAAATATTTCATGCCGGATCAGTTTTCCAATGAGTACAACAAGGCCGCCCACTACGAAACCACCGCCCAGGAGATTCATGATCAGTTAGGCGGGCAGGTTGATTATTTTGTGGCGTCAATCGGCACATCCGGGACGTTGATGGGCGTTGGCGCGGGATTGCGAAAGTTCTGCAGTCCGGACGTGAAGATTGTCAGCGCCGAGCCTACGCTCGGCCATTATATCCAGGGCTTGAAAAATATGGAGGAGGCGATTGTCCCGGCAATCTACGACAAAGCAAAACTCGATCAGATAATCCAGGTTGAAACCGAGGCGGCTTTTGCGATGGCGCGGGAAATAATCAAGCAGGAAGGCATCTTTGTAGGCATGTCCAGCGGCGCGGCAATGGTGGCTACGTTGGAGGTGGCTAAAAAAGTTAAGCGCACGCCCGGCAAAAAAATAAATATTGTCACCCTCTTTCCCGACAGGGGCGAAAAATACTTAAGCACCAAGCTTTTTGAATAA